TTGTGCTTACCTTTGAAAATTGACTATAAATTCTCTTCTCTATAGAAGATCATCTAGTTGGTCGTTTCTAATCATTGTTTGAAATTTGTAGAACTTTAAAAATTCCCTCCAAACCATCTGCTAGTGTATTAAAGCTAAAGCTGTCTTCTGTATCTATTTCCCAGGCACACAACATCACTCTCCATATACGTGAAGAAGAAACTTCAGGCTTTAAGACATGGAAACGGAGCTGGTGTATGTGTTCTGTATGGCAGCGAAAATTTGAACGTAAGGGCTTTCATAATAAAAGAGATCTCTCGTTTCACATAATTTATCAATCATATGgctttcatttatttggtgAATAATGCTTcaataaaaaggaaaacaataGTATTTGATTCAttctaactttttatttttatagttatcTTCACATAAATCAGGCCCAACGGTTACATTCAACTTGAAGAGACCTGATGGCTCTTGGTTTGGCTACCTGGAGGTGGAAAAGCTTGCTTCTCTATCTGGAATTCAGTTACGGGTATGTTTTGGAAACACAGTTCAgttttctttttcctctttGGAAACAGAATAGAAGTTACTTGAGTAAGATGAGGGTTTTGCAGTCTTTGGCAATGTGTAAATCTTGCATTAAGTTACTTGATGCGGAATTGATTTTGGTGTAGACAGGATGCTTCTGCAATCCTGGCGCATGTGCAAAGTATCTCGACTTGTCTCATTCTGATCTACTGTCTAATGTTGAGGTACAATTGTTCTCTTTTTGCTTATCATTCTTCTTACTGGCTTTGGAGTTACCAGATCAGGACTTGAACCTGACATCTTTTATTTTAACCCAGGCTGGGCATGTTTGCTGGGATGACAATGATGTGATAAACGGAAAACCAACAGGAGCTGTTAGGGTTTCGTTTGGTTATATGTCAACCTTTGAAGAGGCCAAGGTATATATAGGTTCCCTTATTTAGCTTTTCCTCAGTTCAATGTGTGCGAGGCTGTAGAATTTTATTTGAACTAATCTCATGTTTTACTCTTCTGCTGTTGTTACCTAATTTGAAGTCTATGCTTGGTTGACAGAAATTTATCGATTTTATCGTAAGTTCATTTGTTTCACCTCCAACGAAGATTGGGAATGGAATTGCCGTCAATGGAAGGTTTGCTCAACTTTCTAGTGAAGGTATTAGCTTTAATCTTTTAAGGTGTTAGAGCCACACTTATAAAGCGCATGTGTAGACTATATATGGTGTCTGAATCAAAGGCTCCCGCTTTTTGTTGGTAAACACAGAACTTGAAAGTAAAGAATCCATTCCAGGCTACTACCTTAAATCAGTTACCATATATCCAATCAAGTCTTGTGCTGGATTTTCTGTAAATCGTTGGCCACTTTGCAGAACAGGTATCTTAATCCAGTATTGATTTTCTTGCAATTATTAGTGGTTGGCCTGGGGACCTCTTTGACGTTTGTGATTGACTTGTGTGTTTATGTTTGAAAAATACTAATAAGGCCTGTTGCATGATCGGGAATGGATGATTCAGGGTCTGACGGGCGAACTTATTACCCAAAAGAAGGTATTAGAACTAGAACATCTCCTAACTTGAATCTCTATGCTTACAGATTTGTCAGCAAAGATTTTGATTCGGTTGGGAATGCCTTCTAGGTGCCTGAGATGTCTCTTATTAGCACCTTTATCGACCTTGAGGAAGGATTATTGGTTGTAGAATCTGCTCGTTGCAAAGACAAGCTGTACATCAAAATCAAGTCTAATTCATATAACCCAAGGAGCGATGAATTCGATGCACATGACAACAACATGTATGCTTTGCTTCATCTTCCTCACGTATAATGTCTTACTTCAACTGCCTTTCTTGATAAATCTAACTATAACTTTCTGGCGCAGACTCGAAAATCACAACGAGGAAACAAGAATCAATTGTTGGTTCACCAATGCCATTGGCCGGCAATGCAAGCTGTTACAGTACTCTAGCTCAACTTCAAAACACTGCTTGAACAGAAACAAGAGTCCTGGGTTGTGCAGAGTTTTGGAAAGCAATATCAACTTTGCTAACGAAGCTCAGTTCTTGTTGAtctccgaggagagtgttgcTGACCTAAACAGAAGATTAGAAGAAAGTACGTCTCCATCTCCGTTACATCTTATTCCTTATTCGCTCTTGGCTTGATAAAACTGATTTGAGTTGCAGAAGGCAAGGATCCGAACCGATATCTTGAGAAACTTAATCCACAGAGGTTCAGACCAAATCTGGTTATAGCCGGAGGTGAACCATACGCAGAAGATAAATGGAGAACTCTCAAGATAGGAGACACTAATTTCACGGTATGTCCATGGACCCTTTTAACACTTGATTCGTGATCATATTGTACAAATGGTCACAGTTTCTTTTGTGGTGTGTTTCCCAGTCGTTGGGCGGTTGTAATCGGTGCCAGATGATAAACATAAGTAACGAAAGTGGACAAGTGAAGAAATCCAACGAGCCCTTAACAACCTTAGCTTCATATAGGAGAGTAAAGGTAAAACATTCTTGATCCATCTTTTCTccatgaagaaaaagaaaatgatatttgaTAATTGTTGAAGTAACGAAATGATGGTCTTTTTCATTTGGATTCAGGGAAAGATCTTGTTTGGAACTCTTCTGAGATATGAGCATGATGCAAAAGTAGAGTCTTGGATTCGAGTTGGGGAAGAAGTCAATCCAGAGAGAGAATAGGTTCACGCTTGAACCTTCATTAATGTGTGTGTATACCAATAATTgcataaaaaatctaaaaaaccaCAGGAAGACAACATGCATTTCAGAAAATATGTTACTTGATTTGTATACCATTGTATGTTcaactttctaaaaaaaaaagaaaataaaataaattccgAGTAGAATAGAGTTATTTGTaagtaaatacaaaattaacgGATAGAAGATAAGATAAAGgacaattgtcaataatagcacattttgaagtttttttttttttttttgacagcaagaacatttacagactcatatcactagaagtttatgtctcaaaaatagcactagaaggagaaaatcacaaaaatgacattcattaaagaataaaatatttctaatatccttgatttaaaattaaataaataaacaaaaaataaaaataaaaaaaataaaaatttaaaaaattaaaaaaagaattttttttatagtttcagattatatgttttcagattcgaaattttataaaaaaaattttgaaatttctttttcgaatttttttttatttttttttaattttctttttataatttaaaaatattttttaaaacagtttttaaaatttttattttttcttttagtatttattttttataaaattttaaaccctaattctaaaaccccaccccttaactttaaaccctaaggtttggattaattaacccaatgggtataaatatatatttacctctttaatgaaacctatttttgtgactttgagccttgagtgctactttggaaATAAAAAGTTGGTTTAGTGTTATCCTAATCTTTTTCTCTAAGATAAATAGGAAGATTAAAATAAAGAGATGGTAGAAGCTATGTTGCATGGAAGCTTCATCAGATgtccgcttcccgcttcggaaccggaatcagaatcggaaccttgtggaagcttgcggaatctcgcttccaaaacgctTCTAAATTATTCTTCTTAAAAAcacgttggaagcttacgattccgttttggaatcacgcttctgttttaaaaaaaattgcaatatatatcaatcaaatataaaaccatagtttttaatctatattaaataaaaataataatagtaatgaatatagagttagaaatatacaaatattaaaactaatattataaattatctttatgcattgagatATTTTGTTAAAGATATAAcacatattgaaatatattgagtcaattatttatgaagtattgaaaataattaatataatatatttttgtaaacttaatttatttgtatttttacagttttaatataaaatcatttcaaaattattataaatgaataaatattttatttcaaatttaaatcatataatttttagtcctaattttttttaaaaaatcttatatatatatatatatagatatacgcttccaacacgtatccgtttcctaatattttaaaaaatctcgcttATGCGCTTCcttacgcttccgcttccacgtatCCGCTTCCACGTAtccgcttccgtttccatgtaacatagggTAGAAGTAAATCATACGAAACGCATCGTTttgtataaataaaagtaaaagaaaacacGTGCTTTGGTTTCTCCTTGGTTCTTCTCTCTAATAATTACAGCGATATATCTATTTGTGGTTCTCACAAGCATAACTTTGTTGCGAAGACCAGACTCGTACTTGGAGGTATGTCCGTCCATCTGATCTACTCGGATCTTTCTGCTATGTGTTTTGTTGTTGTCCCTGGATTCTATCTGATAGGTTCTCATCTTTTTGTATGTTGCGTGATTACTAGATCTCTATGGAGGTTTATTTAGGCTCTGAATTTGATTTACTTATATATGATCTTTCACTAATCTGATCGAATCTGGAAAGCGTTAGGATAATGTTACGAATAAATCTTGATTCTTTAGAACTTCTTCACGGAAATTTCGATCGTTGATGAAGAGACTCTGGAAAGTCTTTTGAGTTCGAATTATAATTCAAAGGATCACTTCTTTTCGTACATTCTTTAGTGGAATAATCATATGAAGATATTCATGTAGCTcaaattcttttctttttctgctTTTGATGGTCTGATTCATATTTTGAATGCATCTTTCAGCTTGTTGATCTTCTCAGATGGCAGTCCGTTACTGTGCAGCGCTATTGCTAGTGTTGTCATGCCTTTTCAGTGTTTCATATGCTAGTCTTGGCGATGCCGATCCAACCTACAGGTATAAATAATCCTTTTCAATTTCTTTAGGATTCTTGCAGAGCTTGACTTCTAATTAATGCACAAGACAGCCTCTTTGTCCTTGGAGTTTCTAGCATGAACTTGGTTTTTGGTTAGTAGAAAGCTCAAATGTTGTTGTTATCTGGCGACTTTTTTTGGTATCAGGACATGTGTTGCAGAATGCGAGAGAAACGGTTGTATCGGACAAGTGTGTTTTCCTCAGTGCAATTCTTCTTCATCCAGTGGTGGTCCATGGTACACACAAGAGCCTCTGTATTTGCAATGGCAAAAGCTGGGATGTCAAGGTGATTGCCGTTATCACTGTATGGTTAATAGAGAGAAAGAACGGGAATCTCTTGGTCATGTCCCTGTCAAGTACCATGGTAAATGGCCCTTCAAGCGTGTTCTTGGGATCCAGGTACTGACTTTTTCTCACGTTTAACGGCcactttgttttcttcttcaatcACTTCAACggagtttttgatttttttttttacctttgcTTGTTGTTAGGAGCCTGCTTCTGTTGCCTTCTCTGTGCTCAACCTAGCGATGCATTTCCATGGCTGGCTTTCCTTCTTCATTACACTTTACTATAAGCTGCCTCTGAAGCAAGATAAGACGGCTTACTATGAATACGTTGGCTTGTGGCATATGTACGGTCTCCTCTCCATGAACTCTTGGTTCTGGAGTGCAGTTTTCCACAGCAGGTAATCACGTGTACACATTACTTTATTATCCACATTCTaaatcatatatcatttatgatTTTATGGTTTCACAGGGATGTTGATATCACAGAGAGGTTGGACTACTCATCTGCAATAGCAGTTCTCGGATTCTCTCTCATCTTAGCCATCCTAAGAACCTTTGATGTTCGAGTCGAGGCTGCAAGAGTCATGGTATCCGCTCCAATACTAGCTTTCGTCACCACCCACATACTATACATCAACTTCTACAAACTCGACTATGGTATACATCAGACTCTTTCCTCTAATCTGAAACTAAGtcaatatgttttcttttggtGTAGTGGAATTTAATGTTGGTTTACAGGTTGGAACATGATTGTGTGTGTGACCATGGGAGTCGCTCAGCTACTGCTATGGGCAAGATGGGCGGCTGTCTCGAGACATCCTTCTAGTTGGAAACTTTGGGTGGTTGTGGTAGCTGGAGGTTTAGCTATGCTTTTGGAGATATATGATTTTCCTCCATATGAAGGCTACTTCGATGCTCACTCCATCTGGCACGCCATCACCATTCCTCTTACTGTTCTCTGGTGGAGCTTTATTAGAGACGATGCTGAGTTCAGAACTTCTAGTCTTCTCAAGAAATCTAAGACAAAGGCGAAGTAAGTCTGCTTGCCTAGTCTCACAGGGATGTTTGTTCGATTTGCATATGATTTCTATCGACCATAAAATCACAATCACTGGGGAAAAAGACGAGGGAATATGGATTCAAACATTAAGAAGAAAAGCAGTTTCGTTTTTGTTTAAAGATAGGTGGTCTGTGATTTTATTTACTGACAGATGCAGATGTttctttttcaatgtttttaGTTCTGAAATTTGCCTTGGGCTTGACTTTGATCAGTTGAGATTTTTATAACAGTTTCTCATTCATACACACGCTTTTGCCAGTCTTGTTCAACTCAGGCTGTTGTCATCTTAAGACAAATCTTGTGGTCTATATGATTGTGTTAACAAAATTTGATTCTACATAATAAGTTGTGAGGAACACCCCAGCACACCAGTTTTGAGTTCTCCTTTCATCATTCCGCATTTTGAGATACGACCTGCATGGATCAGACATCTTATGAGAGAGAGTCCAACAAAAGAATATGTGtgtgagatagagagagagggaaCTGATGGACTTTGCCTGATTAATCAAAGGTTTTGCACAATCTTCCCATTCTGTTGCCCATCGACCCGAAGAACCAGTCTCCATTGCACCCGCTTTAAGTGACATTAAGGCATCGCAGTTCCCCGGAAAACCCTTGAAGAGAATCTGTTCAGAACAAAACATGATACAATAATAACATTACCGTTGTTAACTAAGGTTAAAGAAGTGTCTTTATAAGAAAGACAAAGAAGTTACTCACCAGTAACTGATCTGCTAATTCCGACGAAGATGAAAACAAGAGTCCGTTCTGCCCATCCTTAACAAGTTCTTGAATGCTTCACGAATGTTTTAAGTTTAATAGTTATTATAGACTCTGTCCGTGAAAGTATTAAAAGTCAGTGATTGTTTACCATGAGTAGGAAACTGAACAAACTGGAAGGCCACATCCAAACATATCAACCACCTAAAAACGCCAGACATGGCTAACAAGTTAGCCAAATGACTTTATTAGCGCATATGAGGTCTACATTATAACGGAGTTACCTTCATGGGAAGGTCTAAACCAGATGAGGAAGTGTGTAAGCAAACACCGAGATCTGCAGAGCCTAAAAGCAATGGGTAATCTTCAGCTGAGAGCCACATTGTACGAAATGCCACATGTTTGAGGTTTAATCTTTTGATTTTCTCCTCGTACATCTCCTTTTCAGGTCCTTTACCTTCATGGACAATAGCTCAAGATCAAAAACAGATACAGCGAAATATCATTATGCTCTGAAACAAGAAAACATCATCTTTACCTGTAATGATGAACAGCAAATTGGGATAAAGGCGTTGCTCTTCTGCAATTTCAGCTGTCTCGCTTCCTTCTGATCTTGCAGCAACACGCCGATCATACATCACTGCGGCTTCTAATAGGATACCAAAATTCTCATCAGGGGTCCTGAAAAAGTTCATGTTCTAGTACTCACTATCACGGAAAGATGATGCCACAAGAGCGAAAGTGATCAAAGAATAGTGATGTGTCCTCACCAGCTTGTACTGCTCACAACAAGAGCTGGTCTGTTTTGCTTCAGCGATATTTCATCGTTTCTTTTGGTTGTAAAAAGGGTTTCGCTGGGCTCTTGATTCtccaactctatatttgaaTTAACAGATTTGGTATCACAATGAATGGAGAAACTTGAAAGGAATCAAAACATGGATATACCTCTGCTAATGATATCATAGACACCAATTGGATGACA
This genomic interval from Brassica napus cultivar Da-Ae chromosome A6, Da-Ae, whole genome shotgun sequence contains the following:
- the LOC106346761 gene encoding molybdenum cofactor sulfurase isoform X2, with translation MEEFLKEFGDYYGYPDGPKNINEIRETEFKRLDQGVVYLDHAGSTLYSELQMENIFKDFTSSVYGNPHSQSDISSATSEIIADARRQVLEYFNASPEDYSCVFTSGATAALKIVGETFPWTQDSNFVYTMENHNSVLGIREYALGKGASACAVDIEEVANQPGQLASSGPFIKVKPRAVQTRNTSKLQNEESRGDACNLFAFPSECNFTGLRFNLDLVNLIKENNEATLEGTPFAKSKRWMVLIDAAKGCATQPPNLSEFPADFVVMSFYKLFGYPTGLGALLVRNDAAKLLKKTYFSGGTVAASIADIDFVKRRERVEEFFEDGSASFLSIAAIRHGFKLLKSLTTSAIWMHTTSLSIYVKKKLQALRHGNGAGVCVLYGSENLNLSSHKSGPTVTFNLKRPDGSWFGYLEVEKLASLSGIQLRTGCFCNPGACAKYLDLSHSDLLSNVEAGHVCWDDNDVINGKPTGAVRVSFGYMSTFEEAKKFIDFIVSSFVSPPTKIGNGIAVNGRFAQLSSEELESKESIPGYYLKSVTIYPIKSCAGFSVNRWPLCRTGLLHDREWMIQGLTGELITQKKVPEMSLISTFIDLEEGLLVVESARCKDKLYIKIKSNSYNPRSDEFDAHDNNILENHNEETRINCWFTNAIGRQCKLLQYSSSTSKHCLNRNKSPGLCRVLESNINFANEAQFLLISEESVADLNRRLEESKDPNRYLEKLNPQRFRPNLVIAGGEPYAEDKWRTLKIGDTNFTSLGGCNRCQMINISNESGQVKKSNEPLTTLASYRRVKGKILFGTLLRYEHDAKVESWIRVGEEVNPERE
- the LOC106346759 gene encoding UDP-glycosyltransferase TURAN, translating into MGKRGRACVVVLGDLGRSPRMQYHALSLARQASLQVDIVAYGGSIPHEAVLKHPSIHIHTMAQPRFINLLPKILYPVTLLLKAFIQFTMLLWFLFVKVPAPDIFLVQNPPSVPTLIAVKWASSWRRAAFVVDWHNFGYTLLALSLGRNNLFVSLYRWFEKHYGKMATGSLCVTKAMQHELEQNWGVSARVLYDQPPEFFRPALLEEKHELFCRVKKDLCHPIGVYDIISRELENQEPSETLFTTKRNDEISLKQNRPALVVSSTSWTPDENFGILLEAAVMYDRRVAARSEGSETAEIAEEQRLYPNLLFIITGKGPEKEMYEEKIKRLNLKHVAFRTMWLSAEDYPLLLGSADLGVCLHTSSSGLDLPMKVVDMFGCGLPVCSVSYSCIQELVKDGQNGLLFSSSSELADQLLILFKGFPGNCDALMSLKAGAMETGSSGRWATEWEDCAKPLINQVVSQNAE
- the LOC106346761 gene encoding molybdenum cofactor sulfurase isoform X1 yields the protein MEEFLKEFGDYYGYPDGPKNINEIRETEFKRLDQGVVYLDHAGSTLYSELQMENIFKDFTSSVYGNPHSQSDISSATSEIIADARRQVLEYFNASPEDYSCVFTSGATAALKIVGETFPWTQDSNFVYTMENHNSVLGIREYALGKGASACAVDIEEVANQPGQLASSGPFIKVKPRAVQTRNTSKLQNEESRGDACNLFAFPSECNFTGLRFNLDLVNLIKENNEATLEGTPFAKSKRWMVLIDAAKGCATQPPNLSEFPADFVVMSFYKLFGYPTGLGALLVRNDAAKLLKKTYFSGGTVAASIADIDFVKRRERVEEFFEDGSASFLSIAAIRHGFKLLKSLTTSAIWMHTTSLSIYVKKKLQALRHGNGAGVCVLYGSENLNLSSHKSGPTVTFNLKRPDGSWFGYLEVEKLASLSGIQLRTGCFCNPGACAKYLDLSHSDLLSNVEAGHVCWDDNDVINGKPTGAVRVSFGYMSTFEEAKKFIDFIVSSFVSPPTKIGNGIAVNGRFAQLSSEELESKESIPGYYLKSVTIYPIKSCAGFSVNRWPLCRTGLLHDREWMIQGLTGELITQKKVPEMSLISTFIDLEEGLLVVESARCKDKLYIKIKSNSYNPRSDEFDAHDNNILENHNEETRINCWFTNAIGRQCKLLQYSSSTSKHCLNRNKSPGLCRVLESNINFANEAQFLLISEESVADLNRRLEEKGKDPNRYLEKLNPQRFRPNLVIAGGEPYAEDKWRTLKIGDTNFTSLGGCNRCQMINISNESGQVKKSNEPLTTLASYRRVKGKILFGTLLRYEHDAKVESWIRVGEEVNPERE
- the LOC106346760 gene encoding post-GPI attachment to proteins factor 3 — protein: MAVRYCAALLLVLSCLFSVSYASLGDADPTYRTCVAECERNGCIGQVCFPQCNSSSSSGGPWYTQEPLYLQWQKLGCQGDCRYHCMVNREKERESLGHVPVKYHGKWPFKRVLGIQEPASVAFSVLNLAMHFHGWLSFFITLYYKLPLKQDKTAYYEYVGLWHMYGLLSMNSWFWSAVFHSRDVDITERLDYSSAIAVLGFSLILAILRTFDVRVEAARVMVSAPILAFVTTHILYINFYKLDYGWNMIVCVTMGVAQLLLWARWAAVSRHPSSWKLWVVVVAGGLAMLLEIYDFPPYEGYFDAHSIWHAITIPLTVLWWSFIRDDAEFRTSSLLKKSKTKAK